A single window of Achromobacter xylosoxidans DNA harbors:
- a CDS encoding GntR family transcriptional regulator, which translates to MAGAEPKRRAADVAYDQIESMIATLQLQPGSAVVEADLVEKTGLGRTPLREALLRMVAAGLIRQEPRRGLRVSMIQLADHMDLIQTRRALEQLIAASAARRATPAQRAQIVECATQMVRAAEGGNLDDYMQADQLLDHVCHSACRNVSAVNAVEPLIIQCRRFWYAYQHEGDIAEGARRHMAMAAGIATGDEAAAIRGADSLMDYLEMFTRKVIDA; encoded by the coding sequence ATGGCAGGAGCAGAACCCAAAAGGCGCGCGGCAGACGTCGCCTATGACCAGATCGAAAGCATGATCGCCACCCTGCAATTGCAGCCGGGCAGCGCGGTGGTGGAAGCCGATCTGGTCGAAAAGACCGGCCTGGGCCGCACCCCGCTGCGCGAAGCCCTGCTGCGCATGGTGGCGGCCGGGCTGATCCGCCAGGAGCCGCGGCGCGGCCTGCGGGTGTCGATGATCCAGTTGGCCGACCACATGGACCTGATCCAGACCCGCCGGGCGCTGGAGCAACTGATCGCCGCCAGCGCCGCGCGTCGCGCCACGCCGGCGCAACGCGCCCAGATCGTCGAATGCGCGACGCAGATGGTGCGCGCGGCCGAGGGCGGCAACCTGGACGACTACATGCAGGCCGACCAGTTGCTCGACCACGTCTGCCACAGCGCCTGCCGCAACGTGTCGGCGGTGAACGCGGTGGAACCGCTGATCATCCAGTGCCGGCGCTTCTGGTACGCCTACCAGCACGAAGGCGACATCGCCGAGGGCGCGCGCCGCCACATGGCCATGGCCGCCGGCATCGCCACGGGCGACGAAGCGGCGGCCATCCGGGGCGCGGATTCGCTGATGGACTACCTTGAGATGTTTACGCGCAAGGTGATTGACGCGTAG
- a CDS encoding branched-chain amino acid ABC transporter permease has translation MFDISLPALLAQLLVGLINGCFYAILSMGLAIIFGLLNIVNFTHGAQFMMAAFLAWIGFTQLPQLLGPGAQINFWAALVLAPLIVGAVGVVIEKTLLKRLYHLDHLYGLLLTFGIALMMEGGFRYFYGISGVGYEPPEILQGGFDLGFMFLPAYRAFVVVASLLLCLLTWYLFERTRLGALLRAGTENARLLQAFGVSVPVMITLTYGFGVALAGVAGVLAAPVMQINPLMGSNLLNIVFAVVVIGGLGSIMGAIVTGLALGLLEGLAKVFYPEASTVVVFIVMAVVLLTRPAGLFGKEK, from the coding sequence ATGTTCGACATCTCGCTTCCCGCCCTGCTCGCCCAACTGCTGGTGGGGCTGATCAACGGCTGCTTCTACGCCATCCTCAGCATGGGGCTGGCCATCATCTTCGGCCTGCTCAACATCGTCAATTTCACCCACGGCGCCCAGTTCATGATGGCGGCGTTCCTGGCGTGGATCGGCTTCACCCAGCTGCCGCAACTGCTGGGCCCGGGCGCGCAGATCAACTTCTGGGCGGCCCTGGTGCTGGCGCCGTTGATTGTCGGCGCGGTCGGAGTGGTCATCGAGAAGACACTGCTCAAGCGGCTCTACCACCTGGACCACCTGTACGGCCTGCTGCTGACCTTTGGCATCGCGCTGATGATGGAAGGCGGATTCCGCTACTTCTACGGCATTTCCGGCGTGGGCTACGAGCCGCCCGAGATCCTGCAGGGCGGCTTCGACCTGGGCTTCATGTTCCTGCCGGCGTACCGCGCCTTCGTGGTGGTGGCGTCGCTGCTGCTGTGCCTGCTGACCTGGTACCTGTTCGAGCGCACCCGCCTGGGCGCGCTGCTGCGCGCCGGCACCGAGAACGCCCGGCTGCTGCAGGCCTTCGGCGTCAGCGTGCCGGTGATGATCACGCTGACCTACGGCTTCGGCGTGGCGCTGGCCGGCGTGGCCGGCGTGCTGGCCGCGCCCGTCATGCAGATCAATCCGCTGATGGGCTCCAACCTGCTCAATATCGTGTTCGCGGTGGTGGTGATCGGCGGCCTCGGCTCGATCATGGGCGCCATCGTCACCGGCCTGGCGCTGGGCCTGCTGGAGGGCCTGGCCAAGGTGTTCTACCCCGAAGCGTCCACCGTGGTCGTGTTCATCGTGATGGCGGTGGTGCTGCTGACGCGCCCCGCGGGCCTGTTCGGCAAGGAGAAATAA
- a CDS encoding branched-chain amino acid ABC transporter permease: protein MSRFPLSIRILALLLVPALLVPWFPQIVYPVFVMKVLCFALFALAFNLLTGFTGLVSFGHAAFFGWAGYAAGEMMILYGAAGLPPELAMLCGVAMAAAIGYAIGWLAIRRTGIYFAMITLALSQVAYFMAVQVRWTRGEDGMQGIPRGKFLGLVDLSADTNMYYFTLGVFVLGFLFVYRVIHSPFGQVLKTIRDNAPRAISLGYDTDRCKLLAFVLSASVAGLAGSLKALVLQLVALNDVSLATSTEVLLMTLLGGIGTVWGPVVGATLVVSLQNYLATLGDVVTIVIGLIFVLCVSFFRRGFVGEWLAYTQWRKTKENNR, encoded by the coding sequence GTGTCGCGCTTTCCTCTTTCCATCCGCATCCTGGCGCTGCTGCTGGTGCCGGCGCTGCTGGTTCCGTGGTTCCCGCAGATTGTCTATCCGGTCTTCGTCATGAAGGTGCTGTGCTTCGCGCTGTTCGCGCTGGCCTTCAACCTGCTGACCGGCTTCACCGGCCTGGTGTCGTTCGGCCACGCCGCCTTCTTCGGCTGGGCCGGCTATGCCGCTGGCGAGATGATGATCCTGTACGGCGCGGCCGGCCTGCCGCCGGAACTGGCCATGCTGTGCGGCGTGGCCATGGCCGCCGCCATCGGTTACGCGATTGGCTGGCTGGCGATCCGCCGCACCGGCATCTATTTCGCCATGATCACGCTGGCGCTGTCGCAGGTGGCCTACTTCATGGCGGTGCAGGTCCGCTGGACGCGCGGCGAGGACGGCATGCAGGGCATTCCGCGCGGCAAGTTCCTGGGCCTGGTCGACCTGAGCGCCGACACCAACATGTATTACTTCACGCTGGGCGTGTTCGTGCTGGGGTTCCTGTTCGTCTACCGGGTCATCCATTCGCCCTTCGGCCAGGTGCTCAAGACCATCCGCGACAACGCGCCGCGGGCGATTTCGCTGGGGTACGATACGGATCGGTGCAAGCTGCTGGCGTTCGTGCTGTCGGCCTCGGTGGCCGGCCTGGCCGGTTCGCTCAAGGCGCTGGTGCTGCAGCTGGTGGCGCTGAACGACGTGTCGCTGGCCACCTCCACCGAAGTCCTGCTGATGACGCTGCTGGGCGGTATCGGCACCGTGTGGGGTCCCGTGGTGGGCGCCACGCTGGTCGTCAGCCTGCAGAATTACCTGGCCACCCTGGGCGATGTCGTCACCATCGTCATCGGGTTGATTTTCGTGTTGTGCGTGTCGTTCTTCCGGCGCGGGTTCGTCGGCGAATGGCTGGCCTACACGCAGTGGCGCAAAACGAAGGAAAACAACCGTTGA
- a CDS encoding ChbG/HpnK family deacetylase yields MTKRIVVCGDDFGMNADIDEGMIALAGMRRLSAISCLSLGPTFVANAPRLALMDADLGLHVNLTERLGDGDADLPSLSRLILRAYTGRLDAAWVDLHLARQFDAFEAAFGRAPDYVDGHQHVHQLPVVRDRLLLALKQRYGAHRPWLRQTAPGMLCGIPLKESIKARIIGALGAAELGRRADREGLRTNRRLLGVYGFDGGRRRYADLLQNWLFNARDGDLLMCHPAKDARGGSAMARQRRAEYDVLACPKLGDWMLANGVRISRLPSGAR; encoded by the coding sequence TTGACCAAGCGCATCGTGGTTTGCGGTGATGATTTTGGCATGAATGCCGATATCGATGAAGGCATGATCGCGTTGGCGGGCATGCGTCGGCTGAGCGCCATCAGCTGCCTGTCGTTGGGCCCGACCTTCGTCGCCAACGCGCCGCGGCTGGCGTTGATGGACGCCGATCTCGGCCTGCATGTGAATCTGACCGAACGCCTGGGCGATGGCGATGCGGACCTGCCGTCTTTGTCCCGGCTGATCCTGCGGGCCTACACCGGCCGGCTGGACGCCGCCTGGGTCGACCTGCACCTGGCGCGCCAGTTCGACGCCTTCGAGGCCGCATTCGGACGCGCGCCGGATTACGTGGACGGGCATCAGCACGTGCACCAGTTGCCGGTGGTGCGTGATCGCCTGCTGCTGGCGCTCAAGCAGCGCTATGGCGCGCACCGGCCCTGGCTGCGCCAGACCGCGCCGGGCATGCTTTGCGGCATTCCCCTCAAGGAATCGATCAAGGCTCGCATCATCGGCGCGCTGGGCGCGGCGGAACTGGGCCGCCGGGCTGACCGCGAGGGTCTGCGCACCAACCGCCGGTTGCTGGGAGTGTATGGCTTCGACGGAGGCCGCCGGCGCTACGCCGACCTGCTGCAGAACTGGCTGTTCAACGCGCGCGATGGCGACCTGTTGATGTGCCACCCGGCCAAGGATGCCCGGGGCGGCAGCGCCATGGCGCGCCAGCGCCGTGCCGAATACGACGTGCTGGCCTGCCCCAAGCTGGGCGACTGGATGCTCGCCAACGGCGTGCGCATCTCGCGCCTGCCCTCGGGGGCGCGCTAG
- a CDS encoding ABC transporter ATP-binding protein: MHSDIILQTRGLTKEFRGFVAVNDVNLSVRRGAIHALIGPNGAGKTTVFNLLTKFHIPTRGEIVYDGVDITGERPAQTARRGIVRSFQISAVFPQLSVRENVRVALQRKLGVDYCFWRSERSLERLHARVEELLDQVGLRAQLDVAAGDLPYGRKRTLEIATTLALEPELLLLDEPTQGMGHEDVDRVKHLIKQVSAGRSILMVEHNMKVVADICDTITVLQRGEILAEGPYAEVSANPAVREAYMGAEDE, from the coding sequence CACCAAGGAATTCCGCGGCTTCGTGGCGGTCAACGACGTCAACCTGAGCGTCAGGCGCGGCGCGATCCATGCGCTGATCGGTCCCAACGGGGCCGGCAAGACCACGGTCTTCAACCTGCTCACCAAGTTCCACATCCCGACCCGCGGCGAGATCGTCTACGACGGCGTCGACATCACCGGCGAACGGCCGGCGCAGACGGCGCGGCGCGGCATCGTGCGCTCGTTCCAGATTTCGGCGGTGTTCCCGCAGCTGTCGGTGCGCGAGAACGTGCGCGTGGCCTTGCAGCGCAAGCTGGGCGTGGACTATTGCTTCTGGCGTTCGGAGCGCTCGCTGGAGCGCCTGCATGCACGGGTCGAGGAACTGCTCGACCAGGTCGGCCTGCGCGCGCAGCTGGACGTGGCTGCCGGCGACCTGCCCTACGGCCGCAAGCGCACGCTGGAGATCGCCACCACGCTGGCGCTGGAGCCCGAACTGCTGTTGCTGGATGAGCCGACGCAAGGCATGGGCCACGAGGACGTGGACCGCGTCAAGCACCTGATCAAGCAGGTCTCGGCCGGCCGCAGCATCCTGATGGTGGAACACAACATGAAGGTGGTGGCCGACATCTGCGACACCATCACCGTCCTGCAACGCGGCGAGATCCTGGCCGAGGGTCCGTACGCCGAGGTGTCCGCGAACCCCGCGGTGCGCGAAGCGTACATGGGAGCGGAAGATGAATGA
- a CDS encoding GtrA family protein, translated as MRALLQQVSLFIAVGCAAAATHWGVAVACVEGLGAAPLLANLLGWLVAFVVSFSGHYRLTFRHSKTPWTIAVRRFFFISAVGFIINESAYAWLLRVTSVPYDVLLALILIALAVATFITSRLWAFRHRPAA; from the coding sequence ATGCGCGCCCTGCTTCAACAAGTCAGCCTGTTCATCGCCGTCGGATGCGCAGCGGCCGCCACCCACTGGGGCGTCGCGGTCGCCTGCGTCGAAGGCCTGGGCGCCGCTCCGCTCTTGGCCAACCTGCTCGGCTGGCTGGTGGCGTTCGTCGTTTCCTTCAGCGGACACTACCGGCTTACGTTCAGACATTCGAAAACACCCTGGACCATAGCAGTACGCCGTTTCTTCTTCATTTCAGCCGTCGGCTTCATCATCAATGAATCCGCTTACGCCTGGTTGCTGCGGGTAACGTCGGTTCCCTATGACGTGCTGCTGGCCCTGATCCTGATTGCGCTGGCGGTGGCCACCTTCATCACGAGCCGGCTGTGGGCGTTCCGCCACAGACCCGCTGCTTGA
- a CDS encoding multidrug/biocide efflux PACE transporter, with the protein MTQAKKTIKERFIHAFLFEILAIGLCAPVAAWAMGKSLFEMGVLTAVIAWVALVWNMIYNAGFDRLENRLGITRNLRVRVIHAFGFELGLILIVIQLAAWWLSISLWQAFVLDIALVLFYLPYAFFYNLGYDRARPRVLAWLARGAKDADAPAASATRQSPCA; encoded by the coding sequence ATGACGCAAGCCAAGAAAACCATCAAAGAGCGCTTCATCCACGCTTTCCTGTTCGAAATCCTCGCCATCGGCCTGTGCGCGCCGGTGGCCGCCTGGGCCATGGGCAAGTCGCTGTTCGAAATGGGCGTGCTGACCGCCGTGATCGCCTGGGTCGCGCTGGTCTGGAACATGATCTACAACGCCGGCTTCGACCGCCTGGAGAACCGCCTGGGCATCACCCGCAACCTGCGCGTGCGCGTGATCCACGCGTTCGGCTTCGAACTGGGGCTGATCCTGATCGTGATCCAGCTGGCCGCCTGGTGGCTCAGCATCAGCCTGTGGCAGGCCTTCGTGCTGGACATCGCGCTGGTGCTGTTCTACCTGCCGTACGCCTTCTTCTACAACCTGGGCTACGACCGCGCCCGCCCGCGCGTCCTGGCCTGGCTGGCGCGCGGCGCCAAGGACGCCGACGCTCCGGCCGCGAGCGCTACGCGTCAATCACCTTGCGCGTAA
- a CDS encoding LysR family transcriptional regulator, giving the protein MRHSLESLATFAQVAAEGTFSAAARKLGKSQSTVSETIANLEVDLNVTLFDRSQRQPALTEAGQVLLGQALQVLAANDRLNRSASQLSAGLEPRLTVVLSDTFQSETFENMLSQIDQRYPALRFECLIAEYEDVVALVQQGRAHLGLMAAQENYPPDMAHATLREASEIVLCVGRGHPLATLSGVTKDHLKTERELRLSTYELDDKAPAPSQSTWSAPGYLMLLEMATLGFGWAELPRWMLHRFGRGQLVELAVPGWPRQIRVDAVWSTRRPLGPAGAWLLQSLTRA; this is encoded by the coding sequence ATGCGCCACTCCCTGGAGTCCCTGGCCACCTTCGCCCAGGTGGCCGCCGAGGGCACGTTTTCGGCGGCGGCCCGCAAGCTGGGCAAGAGCCAGTCCACTGTCAGCGAGACCATCGCCAATTTGGAGGTCGACCTGAACGTGACGCTGTTCGACCGCAGCCAGCGCCAGCCGGCCTTGACCGAGGCCGGCCAGGTGCTGCTGGGCCAGGCCCTGCAGGTGCTGGCGGCCAACGACCGCCTGAACCGCAGCGCCAGCCAGCTGTCGGCGGGGCTGGAGCCGCGCCTGACCGTGGTGCTGTCGGATACGTTTCAGTCCGAAACCTTTGAGAACATGCTCAGCCAGATCGACCAGCGCTATCCGGCGTTGCGCTTCGAATGCCTGATCGCGGAATACGAGGACGTGGTGGCGCTGGTGCAGCAGGGCCGCGCCCACCTGGGGCTGATGGCGGCGCAGGAAAACTACCCGCCCGACATGGCTCACGCGACGCTGCGCGAGGCCTCGGAAATCGTGCTGTGCGTGGGCCGCGGCCATCCACTGGCGACCTTGTCCGGGGTGACCAAGGACCACCTGAAGACCGAACGTGAATTGCGCCTGAGCACCTACGAGCTGGACGACAAGGCCCCCGCGCCATCGCAGTCCACCTGGTCGGCGCCGGGCTATCTGATGTTGCTGGAAATGGCCACGCTGGGATTCGGCTGGGCGGAGTTGCCGCGCTGGATGCTGCACCGTTTCGGGCGCGGACAGCTGGTGGAACTGGCGGTGCCGGGCTGGCCGCGCCAGATCCGGGTCGACGCGGTGTGGTCGACGCGCCGTCCGCTGGGGCCGGCCGGCGCGTGGCTGCTGCAAAGCCTGACGCGGGCCTAG
- a CDS encoding ABC transporter substrate-binding protein, translating into MKLNRIAAALCAIGLAGVAHAEAGISDGIVKVGVLTDLSGVYSDLAGNGSVVAARMAAEEMGNKVLGKPVEVVAADHQNKPDVAANLAREWFDQGKVDMITDFPTASTALAVMEIARQKNRVTMPSAGLSTAILGEKCSPLNAQWTTNTYALAAGTARALVKEGKKTWYFITADYTFGHSLEKDATEVIQENGGSVAGVSRHPFPGNDFSSFLLKAQASKADVIALANAGNDTVNAVKQANEFGITKKQIVAPLLTYISDVHSMGLAKAQGMYLTEAFYWDYDDASRAWARKFFEKTKKMPTASQAGVYSATLSYLKAIEAAGTDEAPAVMAKLREMTINDAVIRNGKLRADGALVHDMLLLQVKAPAESKAPWDYYHVKSVLKGDEVFPKPQAACALNKS; encoded by the coding sequence ATGAAATTGAATCGAATCGCAGCGGCGCTGTGCGCCATTGGCCTGGCGGGCGTCGCCCACGCCGAGGCCGGCATCAGCGACGGCATCGTCAAGGTGGGCGTGCTGACCGACCTGTCGGGCGTCTATTCCGACCTGGCCGGCAACGGCTCGGTGGTCGCGGCGCGCATGGCGGCCGAGGAAATGGGCAACAAGGTGCTGGGCAAGCCGGTCGAGGTGGTGGCCGCCGACCACCAGAACAAGCCCGACGTCGCCGCCAACCTGGCGCGCGAATGGTTCGACCAGGGCAAGGTCGACATGATCACCGACTTCCCCACCGCGTCGACCGCGCTGGCCGTGATGGAAATCGCGCGCCAGAAGAACCGCGTGACCATGCCGTCCGCCGGCCTGTCGACCGCGATCCTGGGCGAGAAGTGCTCGCCGCTGAACGCACAGTGGACCACCAACACCTATGCGCTGGCAGCCGGCACGGCGCGCGCGCTGGTCAAGGAGGGCAAGAAGACCTGGTACTTCATCACCGCCGACTACACCTTCGGCCACTCGCTGGAAAAGGACGCCACCGAAGTGATCCAGGAAAACGGCGGCAGCGTGGCTGGTGTCTCGCGCCACCCCTTCCCCGGCAACGACTTCTCGTCGTTCCTGCTGAAGGCGCAGGCCTCCAAGGCCGACGTGATCGCCCTGGCCAACGCCGGCAACGACACCGTCAACGCGGTCAAGCAGGCCAATGAGTTCGGCATCACCAAGAAGCAGATCGTGGCGCCGCTGCTGACCTACATCTCGGACGTGCACAGCATGGGCCTGGCCAAGGCGCAGGGCATGTACCTGACCGAAGCGTTCTACTGGGACTACGACGACGCCTCGCGCGCCTGGGCCAGGAAGTTCTTCGAGAAGACCAAAAAGATGCCGACGGCATCGCAGGCCGGCGTCTACTCGGCCACGCTGTCGTACCTGAAGGCGATCGAGGCGGCCGGCACCGACGAGGCGCCGGCGGTCATGGCCAAGCTGCGCGAGATGACCATCAACGACGCCGTGATCCGCAACGGCAAGCTACGCGCGGACGGCGCGCTGGTGCACGACATGCTGCTGTTGCAGGTGAAGGCGCCGGCCGAGTCCAAGGCGCCGTGGGACTACTACCACGTGAAGTCGGTGCTCAAGGGCGACGAGGTCTTCCCCAAGCCGCAGGCCGCCTGCGCGCTGAACAAGTCCTGA
- a CDS encoding ABC transporter ATP-binding protein → MNDKTPARSMLEIRDLHAWYGESHILHGIDLDVKAGECITLLGRNGAGRSSTLKSVLGLVGRRSGSIKVQGQETIGLPPHKIARQGIGYCPEERGIYASLTAEENLMLLPTVGPDGMSVDEIYTMFPNLKERAHSPGTRLSGGEQQMLAMARILRTGARLLLLDEITEGLAPVIVQALGRVIRQLQERGYTTVLVEQNFRFARHLADRHYVIEHGQVAAVIERAEVERSQDRLNALLGI, encoded by the coding sequence ATGAATGACAAGACCCCGGCGCGGTCCATGCTGGAGATCCGCGACCTGCACGCCTGGTATGGCGAATCGCACATCCTGCACGGCATCGACCTGGACGTGAAGGCGGGCGAGTGCATCACGCTGCTGGGCCGCAATGGCGCCGGCCGCAGTTCGACCCTGAAGTCGGTGCTGGGCCTGGTGGGCCGGCGCAGCGGCTCCATCAAGGTGCAAGGCCAGGAAACCATCGGCCTGCCGCCGCACAAGATCGCGCGCCAGGGCATCGGCTACTGCCCCGAAGAGCGCGGCATCTATGCCTCGCTGACCGCCGAGGAAAACCTCATGCTGCTGCCCACGGTGGGGCCGGACGGCATGTCGGTGGACGAGATCTACACGATGTTCCCCAACCTGAAGGAACGCGCCCACAGCCCCGGCACCCGGCTGTCGGGCGGCGAGCAGCAGATGCTGGCGATGGCGCGCATCCTGCGCACCGGCGCCCGCCTGCTGCTGCTCGATGAAATCACCGAAGGCCTGGCGCCCGTCATCGTGCAGGCGCTGGGCCGGGTGATCCGGCAATTGCAGGAGCGCGGCTACACCACCGTGCTGGTCGAGCAGAACTTCCGCTTCGCCCGGCACCTGGCCGACCGCCATTACGTCATCGAGCATGGCCAGGTGGCCGCCGTGATCGAGCGGGCCGAGGTCGAGCGGTCGCAGGACCGGCTCAACGCCCTGCTCGGCATCTGA